The Colletotrichum destructivum chromosome 7, complete sequence genome contains the following window.
GCTGAGGTGGTCATCGTTCCACCGCTGGGCCGAGGTCccgttggagaagacggtgtAGTTGGGCGCGTCGAGGCAGTGGTCGTACTTGGCCTTGATGCCGGCGGacacctcctccccgtcgcTGTTGCGGAAACAGGAGTAGTTGAGCCACGTGACGATGTTGTCGTTCAGCATCTGGTTCGTCGCTTCCTCTCCTTGCTCGCGTAGCGCCGCGTTGTGGATGAAGGACCCCTCGGCATTGAGCGGGGTGCCCACGAGTCCGGAGAAGGGGTAGCGGACAGTCTCGTAGCCCACGGGCTTGGTGTAGTTGGCGTCCGGAATGGGCGTGAGCCTGTCCGTGATTCTGGCCTGGAATTTGTACGAGAACAGCGGGTTCGGAATGGAGGATCCATCTGCAAACTTGTAGTCCTTCGTGAGAAAGACCGGGGGGATGCCTCCCGTCAGGGTGGCCTCTTCGGTCTCGTCCCAGTACGGCAGTGCCACGCCAGGGACCTGGCTCTGAAGCGCCTTTTCGAGTCTCAAGAGATAGGCCCGGTGCCAAGTCGGGAAGAGGATGTTGCCGTGGTTGCAGTACCCTCCCCACCACGCAGGGTTGGCGTAGCCCGCACCGCGAAACGGTTCTCCATGGTAGCCGGcaatgacgaagaaggagtTAGGGTCTTCGGCAGGGAGCTTCTGTATGGCGGCGAATGCCCTAACGAGGTTGTCCAGTTCCGCTGTGGACAGGTTGCGGATATTCTTCCGTATGATGAGCCCGCCCATGATTGTTTCGGGTGGAGGCAGGAATCAGGAAGGATTGGAGAATCAAGGGAGGGGGTCAAGTGCGGCAGACAAAAGGGTGTTATTTGGTTGAGATGCCTGACGGAGGTTCGGGATTTCCCATCATCTGCGGCATTGCATACTCATATATACTCCAGCACGGGGTCTGCCACTGACCACTGCAAACATGTGCATGTCGCTGTCAGCTCATGAAGGCCGAAATATGGAACCTAAACCCATCTCACATGCATTCATCGTAGCAGAATGTTGGTTGAGGGCTGAAACTGTTGCCCGAATGCATACGAAATGAATTGAGTTGAACAGCTAGAGTTTGGCTTGATTCATCTTTAGGCATTGCCACTTGGTGCTTAGCGCTCACAGCCGACGCATTTGGCTATTCAATCTGTGTGATAGAGGTCCGAAAGTCTTGATCGGGAAGTCTGAAGACATGTCTCACCGTTGAAAACCATCCGCTGGGCTGTTCAGCCCGCCGCTAGCTCGGGCCGTTTCCGTTTCCGTTTTTGGGAGATATCTTGCTGCCAGAGACTTTTAACTGCAACCGTAATGACAGAATGAGGGGAAACGTGCAGCTATGGATATCGAGTGGGATGAGACATTTCCACATTCCCGTGCAATGAAACATGTGCCTTTTTCAGCATAGTTTCGCGCCAAGGTTGGTATTAGGGCCGtatcgtcttcatcttcatgtCTAACTCGCGTGGAACGTATCGGGAGGTGGCGTCTTGATGATAAACAGCCCAAAAACCCAAACTTGACTCGTTGAGAGACGGCGAAATTGTCTTTCGTGAACAGTAAATGGGCAGGCAATAAGAGAAAATATTGTTCATAAAGAAAAGAATATCTTCGTGAGAGATTGACTGGAAGTCCTGCTGTCTACTGTTGCTCTACCCGATCCGGGAAGAATACCATGGCAAAGCCTTGGTGAGCATTCTTTGCAATACTCTTCAATTCCTGGTGTGCCGCGCAGCCATTATCGTAGTAGTCCATGTCTCCCTTGGATGCGAATGTAGACACAGCTGCCACAGTGAAGCCCTGAGCTCTTTGATCCGCAACGGCCAGACCGGCCTTTACAGAGAGTATGTAAGGCTTGCCATCCTGCAATGCGTCAGTTTCTAATAACCAGTCCAGAAATGTCACTGTAACCGGAAGTTATGTGGTTGGACAGGAGATGTTGACTTGACTGACTTTCAAGGCTTTTTGAGGCATTTGCCGGTAAAGTGCCAGTATCTTGTTCTGATTTTCTTCGTCGGGAACCTTGAAAAGTGTGATTCTTGTAATTTGCTCAGCCATGTTGAAACGAGCGGTTTTTAATAGTCCAATGATGCAATATCACGTCAATGCAATGctggttgatgatgaggcGTTGTAGGAGTGTGATAGGTGTGTTGATGAACACAATTGAGACTGAGAAtccggccttcttcatctcatTTTCTTATCTGGATGGGTATTCCTAGGGTTCCTTCTCATGAGCAGACCAGGCCACACAGTGTATCCCTGCGCATGGGATCTACCGCTGGTTGAGGGGATTGCCTACATTCCGACGACTCGGAACCCTTTCTCGGCTTCTCGGAACCACCCAAAGTGACATGGTTGACCCTTCCTTCGCTTGGGAGGATTGACGTGATCAAGAAGCGTTGTTAAATTGACAAGAAACTATTCCCTTACAATTGGATGAAAGTCAAAGAATCAGACGAAGTTTACGTCCACCGCTTTGCCCGTCATGAAGTCTTGGTTGCCCATCCTGCCGCGGTCGCACTTTTCCCTGCTTAACATCCCCTTTGGTGTAATATCCAGCAAAGACAAACAATTACACCGGcccgctgtcgccgtcggcagtCATGTTCTGGACCTGGATGCTTTCACGACTGGAGGCGGCTTCAGAAAGGCGACGGATCTGCCACCTGAGAGCTTGAAGGTGTTTTCGCAACCTACACTCAACGCTTTTGCCGAACTCGGACGGCCAGTACATCGCGCAGTCCGTTCCTACTTGCAAGATGTGTTTCTCGAAAGCACGCCTCATCCCGAGATTCTGAAGGATAACGAGGCTCTGAGAACGGCTTCTCTGAGACCTATTACAGATATCTCGTTGCATCTCCCTCTTGCCATTGGGGATTACACAGATTTCTTCGCCGGACGAAACCACGCCCACAACGTCGGCGTCCTATTCCGCGGACCGGCCAACGCCCTTCAACCCAATTACAACCACCTGCCAGTCGCCTATCACGGTCGCGCAAGCTCTGTTGTTGTTTCGGGGACGCCTCTTCGTAGACCTTGGGGACAAGCGCTTCCCGCACCTGGTGCGACCGAGCCTGTCTTCCGGCCGTGTGCGCGCCTCGACATCGAGCTGGAGATGGGCATGTTCATCAGCAAGCCAAACGGGCTGGGCAACCCGGTTTccgtcaaggacgccgaAGACCACATTTTCGGCTATGTTCTCATGAATGACTGGAGTGCAAGGGATATCCAGCAGTGGGAATACGTGCCCCTGGGGCCGTTCAATGCCAAGAACTTTGGGACGACCATCAGCCCCTGGGTCGTGCTTGCGGATGCTCTTGAGCCTTTCAGAACTAAGGGGCTCGAGAATGATGTTCAAGTGCAAAGCTACCTCCGAGACGAGCGGTCCGATAACGTTTTAGGCATCAAGCTGGAGGTTTCCTTGTCTCGTAAGTCCATGTCCCTTTGACTATTCAACGTCAAGATTACAATCCTTGTACTCGAGATAAACGCCACTAACAATGCCTCTTCCACTCGCATCAGCCTCAGAAGGCGAGGAAACGACCATCACTCGCACCTCTGCCAAGAACATGCTATGGTCGTGGTCGCAAATGGTGGCCCACCACTCGATTTCTGGCTGCAATCTTCGACCCGGTGATCTCTTCGGGTCGGGCACCATCTCTGGCAGTGAGCCAGGTACGCAGGGCAGCTTGCTGGAGCAGTCGCAGGGCGGAAAAACGCCAATCAAATTGAGCGGTGGACATGAGCGCAAGTTCATCCAAGACGGAGATACCGTGGTGATTCGGGGTTGGGCTGGCGAGCAGGACGGTGAACTTGTTGGCTTTGGGGAATGTACAGGCCAGATTCTGCCTCCTTTGTCGTTGTAGTTGGGAACTGGGGAACCTTTgcgacatcgacatcggATGAACTCCACGAAAGTAAGTTCCAAGAGAAATTGCATTCTGAATGAATCGCATATATCAGTGAAATATGCCACTTTTAGAAAATCAAATATTCGGTTGGTCATGAAAGAACAGCCCATGGGAATTTAACCAGCTTGTGCTCCTTGGACTTACTTGTTGAAACCTGCTGATCCATATCACCAGCAAAAAGACATGCATTGTCGAAATATTGAATTCACTCAAACTTAAGCCATTAGAGCTTTGTGCTTAGGACATGTTTTGTATCGGATCATAGACTACGTTGGTGTAATTGGTCGACAAGTGGTGGCGTGTGGTTATGGCGAGTGTCTGCGGGTGTACCGTCCTAATACACACTTGTATGAAAGCATCTATCAACCTTGGAAACACAGCGGTACAGCGTTTGTGTACAGCCACCTTCCCTTAAAAATTCATCTCCTAAAACCCGAAAAAGAAGCCGAAGCTAGACAGAGAAGAGGGACGAAGTGCAAGGCCGCATTGACGGTTGAACCCCGTTAAGGCTGACCGACTCACTCGGAAACGTTTACGTTCCGCCGTTCCGAGAGACCGAGCTGACGGCTGCCGTCTGCTACAGCACATCTAAACCATGGAACGAAATAGCCATGTTCCGCACACAAAGTCTGTCTAGGCTTCGCTGGCGGCGAAGCTCGGGATCATGTTGCTCGTGCGGGGGCTGGCCCTTTAACCGCTGCCGACCCAAGCTTCGATCAGGCCACCCGAAGCAACTCAGACCATGATCATAAACTGTCTTCGATCTCATATCCTGTGCGGCTTGCAGACTCTGTGCCCTGCAACCGTTTCTGAGCCGCAGTCCAAGACAAAATAGCAGTGTCTCGACACGTTGACAGCCTGCTGTGAAACCCATTAATTCATACTACTCGACCCATTTAGTCAAGCAAACATGCCGGCGACCAACTTCTCAACCGAGGATAAATACCAATATCTGAATGGTTTTGGTTCGTTCCATGAGTAGGTCTCATCAACATCCCAAGACCAAGGTCGATCTTTTCGTCGCATTGGTGTTGACCAAAGCCACAACTAGATCAGAAGCCATTAAAGGCGCCTTGCCTATCGGTGCCAACTCGCCACAAAAGGCACCTTTTGGCCTGTACGCAGAGAAGCTTTCCGGCACAGCATTCACAGCGCCTCGACACGAGAACCTCCAGACATGGCTGTACCGCATCATCCCTTCTGCCTCTCACACTTCCTTCGAGCCACTAAAGCACAATAAGCCTGAGTCCGGCGGCAAGCTTCACCAGATCCCAAACCAACTACGATGGGATCCCTTCGACATCAACCTTGAGACAGACTGGATCAGCGGTCTGCGAAAAttgggcggcgccggcgatcCAACGTTGAAGACGGGGCTCGGTATCTTCATCTTTACAGCAGGCCGGAGCATGGACTCTAACGTGGCCACTTACTCCTCGGACGGCGACATGTTGATTGTTATTCAGCATGGCGTACTTGACATCAAAACTGAGATGGGCAACTTGCTCGTTCGCCCGAACGAGATCGTTGTTATTCCGCGGGGGATCAAGTACCGAGTCGATCTTCCCTCGGGTCCAGTGCGCGGATACATCCTCGAGCTGTATCAGGGCCACTTCGTCCTGCCCGAGTTGGGCCCCATTGGATCGAACTGCTTGGCGAACCCGCGAGACTTCCAGGTTCCCACTGCCGCATTTGACGAGGACGTGACTGAATGGTCAATCATCAACAAGTTCAACGGGGACTTCTTTATTGCGGAACAGAAGCACACCCCCTTTGACGTTGTGGCCTGGCACGGACGGTATTATCCTTACAAGTACGACCTGGGCCGCTTTTCCGTCATTGGGAGCATCTCCTTCGACCACCCAGACCCCTCTATCTACACCGTCCTAACAGGGCCTTCGGATCACCCAGGAACGGCTGTTGCTGACTTCGTCATCTTTCCGCCCCGATGGCTGGTACAGGAGGATACCTTCCGGCCCCCGTGGTACCACCGCAACACAATGTCCGAGTTTATGGGCCTCATATGCGGTGATTACGATGCCAAGACTGGAGGTGGCTTCCGCCCTGCCGGAGCCAGTCTGCACAACGTCATGTCCGCCCACGGGCCCGATGCGAGCACGTTCGAGCGCGCGTCCAATACCGAGCTGAAGCCGCAGAAGATTGGCGAGGGAAGTATGGCTTTCATGTTTGAGAGCTCTCTGATGATTGGCGTGACGGACTGGGGCTTGGAGACATGTCAGAAAGTCCAGAAGGGCTACAGCGAGGATAGTTGGACGGGTCTTGTGTCTCATTTCAAGAGGCCGGAATGAATTTGAAAGCAGTGGAAGAAAATAGGCCTCCATAGATTGGATAGTTTACTGCTAAAGTATGGCTTTTGAACCAATGTTGCAACTTCCAACTCTAGCTGGTGCTATTTGATCCCAAATGATTCTTTAGAAATGGCTATTCGGCTATGTAAAAAACACTGGAAATGGCTGGTTTGCCTCCTAGAAAAAAGAAATACAAACGCTTGCGGTTTGACCCTAACAGAAAGACATTGCCCGCTTGATCCTGGCCCTTGAGTCTTAGATTGGTGGACTGTGCACGATAAGTTATACGAAGACTTAAAATATGGAGCCAAGTTCGGCTTGGCAAGCTTCCAAGTTATCTGCCATAAAGACGATCAAGACTAGAATAGATGATCCTTACTTGCTAAAGATACGAAACCCTGTGTGCCTATTCATAATTCTCAGTTGCTTCCCGCCCCTTCGACTACATCTGAAACCGCAATCGGAACCTCGAACTTGGCCTTCCCTTTCAAGAAATAGTACAACAGCCCAAAAAGAAGCCACCCTGCCATAACAACAGTATAGTAATTCATGTTTTGGGCAGTGACAGgctgagaagaaggaaatgGGCTGAATATGATGACAACGGTCATCCAAACAAGACTGATGACGTTGAGCAAGGGCCCGAGAAAGCTTCCAAGTTTGAACGGCTCGTACTCATTCCACGTGAGCTTATTCCTACCCGATAGCAGCATATAAACGATCGGGATGCTGTACGAAATATAGATTCCAATAATCGCCATAGACAGCACAGCATTGAAGGCGGTGCTGCTCACCAAGTAGAGAAATTCAAGAAGCATCTGAGACGTGGTGACAAAGACCATGGCCTCCAATGGAACCTGTTGCCGCTTATTGACGTAGCTGAACGATGCGTCAAAAGGTACTGCTATATCTCTGGCAAAGGCCTAGAGGGTACCGGAGGCTGaggtgatgccgccgaccgTTGCAGCTGTGGCCATAACGATGAGCAACAGCGATAAGACTGTTGCCCCAGCCCGGGATCTTGTGGCATCCAGGTAGATTTGCATGAAGGGGAAACCAGTAGGTGTGGTCAACAGTGATTCGAGAGAACCCGTCgaaaaaagaaggacggTGCAGTAGGTGAGACCCATCAGGCCATTCGCAACCAAACTGCCGACCATAGCAAAGGGGACATTCGGAGGTGCGTCGGGGATTTCTTCCGCCATGTGGCAAGCAGCGTCGTATCTTTTGAACGATCAGTTAGTTGACCTTCTTGTTGATATGTCATACAGGCAGAGAGCATCTCCCGAGGAAGGGATACACGGCGCTGATTAGACCCACGAGCCAAGAAACGCCATCATTACTCCAACCGCTGCTGTTGACGAACTCGGTGAACACAAACGACGGGGCGTTTTTAGGGGCCATGACACCAAGGACGATGAGTAGAGCCACAAAACCCGCGACGTGGATTACACCTTGATCTGGTTAGCCACCTCGCCGCAATGCAAAGCTCTGCAAATGACTATGGAAAGGGCCCATTACCTGAAATCATGTTGGCATGGGGAAGCAGCTGGGAACCCCAAATGTTCATGACACCTGCATATAGCAGGATCGCCAAGTAGAAGAGCAAGCCCTGCCATCTTTGCGGTATATATGAGTCCTCGTTCATGATGATTAGGAATTGGGTCTGCAGGCCGGctgcgaacgcggctgatgCACAGAAGACTATTaggccgccgacggagacCCATCCGGTCGTGAGCGCCGCGAGGCATCGGCTACGGGGTGGAGAAAGTGCTGCTACCCAGTGATATTGGCCTGGTGGAAATCGTTGATTAGACTCCCCGAGCTCATTTGGCTTAGAAAAGGGGTTCGTATACGGGCACGTACCTCCAGCAGTTGAGTAGATCGATGCAATTTCGCCAAGTGATGATGCAATGCAGACTGAAcaaaggaaggaaagaagacTATGCGGTCATTGTCAGCTTACAATATAGACGATGTAGAATGTAATTGTAGCTATCGAAGGCGATCGGTGGCCGGAGTTGGGAGCCTACAAGTTGTGAAACAGGCAAGGAGCAACACCACTCAGCAATGCTTGGGCGATAACGGTGGACGTTGCTTCCCATGTTGCCATGAGATACAGACAAAGAGCTCCCAAAGTCGTCAGGGAAAATTGCCGTTTGAGCTCTTTCTGGTGCCCAAGTTGCGCAAGGCgctcttcatcggcggctACCACACGGCCGGGGATAGAATCAACTGTGTCCAGGGGCTCTAAAGTCTTCACTTTGTTGGAATCCATGATGGGGTACCTTGGTCTTCCTCTGGAATATGACTTTGAAAGATGTTGGTTTTCCCAGCCTCTTTGTGGAGCTTCGTCGAATCGAAGCAAGAACTCTCATGAGATTCAGATAGCGTGGGAAAACCTTTGATGTTTGAAGAAAGGGCAGCTGGAAAAACCGTCTGTGCCAGGTTCTGGATGTCTTTCCAAGACAATCGCCAGCACCGCGCCCCTGAGCTGAACGACCACAATGGGAATGGTGAACTGAAGAGGCGCTTTAGTCAACTGATTTAGGGGCCGAAGAGGGCTTTTCCGCATTCCGAAGACCAGAAACTGACGGCTAGGCAGGCCATGCACTGGGTGGGATATTCGATGGGAATGATCTGTGGTCAGAATCCGTTGCTTATCTTTCGATTTCTGACAGAGATACTATTGATCTTGATTTCCGTTGTATCTAATCAAAAGCTAGGTTCGGGGACAATGTGTATCTCTATGGCTAAAAGTATCACTAAGACCTAATCGTTTTCGTCTCAAAAGATAACGGTTCGTGTCAGACGCCATGTCCCTCGTCCGACACGTCTCTTGATCGCTGGAACCTGGTATGATGTGGCTAGAAGGAGAACGTGACCGAGTAGCCAAGCCTTCTCTGTAACTGGTGGACCAAGAATCTCCTTGTCTTTCTGTTTAGCGTCAAGTGAACCCAGGTATCGTGTCTTTGTGGCACGCAGTTAGAAAACAAATTCTTGGTGACAGGAAAACGTCTTGTTGCGAGTAGGTCTCAGCCGAGTCGGAACACAGCTCGTTCCGCTCGGAAACCACCCCGCGTTTCCCCCAAGCCATGCCGATGTTCCGTGCGGGGTGTTCCCTTTTTGCATCTGTAACAAACTCTGGGGTTGGGAGAGGACACGGCAAATGCGTAACGTTAGTAATATGATTGTTCCGAGAGGTTTGTAGCGAGGGAGCACATGTTGGCCAAAGAATTGTACCGACGAGAGCCGATGGGACGACTTCTGATGCTCAGGTCACAGCGGCGAAACCGAATATGGAGGATAACCTCTGCCATTCTGGTATATCATACCCTTACTAGAGAGAGTGGGAGACCATGTCATACAACATCAGATCGAGCCGTCCTTCAAAACTGACTCTCTTGGTCTAAGAAACTAACACATCATCGCTATGGCCATCTCAACCGTCATCAACCCTTTGAATCAAAAACTTTTTGACCATGCTCTGCAGTCAACAGCCCTCTCACTTCTCCTCATACCCCTCATCTACGTCATTGCAAACGAGTTCATCCGCTCCAAGGCCAGGATAGCCAAGCTCGATGGTCCTCGAGGCCTGCCCCTAATCGGTAATCTGTTGGACATTCAGGTCAACGCAGCAGAGCAATACCGCAAATGGGCCAAGAAGTTCGGACCTGTCTACCAAATCCAGCTGGGGAATGTCCCCGTCGTCATTGTGAACTCTTctgcggcggccaaggcgctTTTCGGGCAAAACGCCCAGGCGCTCAGCTCACGTCCGGAGTTCTACACGTTCCATAAGGTGGGTGGATTCAGAACTCCCCGAGTCAAAGGAATGCAAAGCAAAGTGCCATGACTCTAACAGGAGATGCCGGGAAAAAACAGGTTCTGTCTGACACCGCTGGCACAACTATCGGTACTTCACCATACAGCGATTCCCTGAAGCGCCGCCGTAAAGGCGCTGCGTCGGCACTGAACCGACCCTCGGTGGCGACCTATGTGCCTCATCTCGACGTTGAGTCCCGCGACTTTATCAAGGAACTAAATGAATATGGAGACGCTGGGCAGACTCCTGTCGACCCTATGCCCATGATTCAGCGCCTGTCActgtccttggccttgacacTGAACTGGGGAGTCCGTATGAGCAGCCAAAAAGACGGGCTCTTCAAGGAGATTACCCACGTCGAGGAAGAAATCAGTCGCTTCCGCTCCACCACTGGTAATCTCCAAGACTACATCCCCTTGCTCCGCCTCAACCCGAT
Protein-coding sequences here:
- a CDS encoding Putative amino acid/polyamine transporter I, whose amino-acid sequence is MDSNKVKTLEPLDTVDSIPGRVVAADEERLAQLGHQKELKRQFSLTTLGALCLYLMATWEATSTVIAQALLSGSQLRPPIAFDSYNYILHRLYFCIASSLGEIASIYSTAGGTCPYTNPFSKPNELGESNQRFPPGQYHWVAALSPPRSRCLAALTTGWVSVGGLIVFCASAAFAAGLQTQFLIIMNEDSYIPQRWQGLLFYLAILLYAGVMNIWGSQLLPHANMISDQGVIHVAGFVALLIVLGVMAPKNAPSFVFTEFVNSSGWSNDGVSWLVGLISAVYDAACHMAEEIPDAPPNVPFAMVGSLVANGLMGLTYCTVLLFSTGSLESLLTTPTGFPFMQIYLDATRSRAGATVLSLLLIVMATAATVGGITSASVPFDASFSYVNKRQQVPLEAMVFVTTSQMLLEFLYLVSSTAFNAVLSMAIIGIYISYSIPIVYMLLSGRNKLTWNEYEPFKLGSFLGPLLNVISLVWMTVVIIFSPFPSSQPVTAQNMNYYTVVMAGWLLFGLLYYFLKGKAKFEVPIAVSDVVEGAGSN
- a CDS encoding Putative fumarylacetoacetase, which codes for MKSWLPILPRSHFSLLNIPFGVISSKDKQLHRPAVAVGSHVLDLDAFTTGGGFRKATDLPPESLKVFSQPTLNAFAELGRPVHRAVRSYLQDVFLESTPHPEILKDNEALRTASLRPITDISLHLPLAIGDYTDFFAGRNHAHNVGVLFRGPANALQPNYNHLPVAYHGRASSVVVSGTPLRRPWGQALPAPGATEPVFRPCARLDIELEMGMFISKPNGLGNPVSVKDAEDHIFGYVLMNDWSARDIQQWEYVPLGPFNAKNFGTTISPWVVLADALEPFRTKGLENDVQVQSYLRDERSDNVLGIKLEVSLSPSEGEETTITRTSAKNMLWSWSQMVAHHSISGCNLRPGDLFGSGTISGSEPGTQGSLLEQSQGGKTPIKLSGGHERKFIQDGDTVVIRGWAGEQDGELVGFGECTGQILPPLSL
- a CDS encoding Putative stress responsive alpha-beta barrel translates to MAEQITRITLFKVPDEENQNKILALYRQMPQKALKDGKPYILSVKAGLAVADQRAQGFTVAAVSTFASKGDMDYYDNGCAAHQELKSIAKNAHQGFAMVFFPDRVEQQ
- a CDS encoding Putative homogentisate 1,2-dioxygenase, rmlC-like cupin domain superfamily, rmlC-like jelly roll; the protein is MPATNFSTEDKYQYLNGFGSFHESEAIKGALPIGANSPQKAPFGLYAEKLSGTAFTAPRHENLQTWLYRIIPSASHTSFEPLKHNKPESGGKLHQIPNQLRWDPFDINLETDWISGLRKLGGAGDPTLKTGLGIFIFTAGRSMDSNVATYSSDGDMLIVIQHGVLDIKTEMGNLLVRPNEIVVIPRGIKYRVDLPSGPVRGYILELYQGHFVLPELGPIGSNCLANPRDFQVPTAAFDEDVTEWSIINKFNGDFFIAEQKHTPFDVVAWHGRYYPYKYDLGRFSVIGSISFDHPDPSIYTVLTGPSDHPGTAVADFVIFPPRWLVQEDTFRPPWYHRNTMSEFMGLICGDYDAKTGGGFRPAGASLHNVMSAHGPDASTFERASNTELKPQKIGEGSMAFMFESSLMIGVTDWGLETCQKVQKGYSEDSWTGLVSHFKRPE